A single Actinomadura algeriensis DNA region contains:
- a CDS encoding site-specific integrase, whose protein sequence is MEYWQRTGERPPVAVWTAAQTAEFLHAIREHRLYAAFHLIALRGLRRGEAAGLRWCDVDLDQRVAVISQQIQQHQGYLTACPPKTATSARAIALDRTTVAALRAHREWQQGEQRQAGVDYRDSGYVFTTTNGDPLAPVRLTRLFQGLVAEHGLPPIRLHDLRHGAATLALAAGVELKVVQDMLGHSSIVLTADTYTSVLPEVAHRAAEKTAKHVMKAGRLIPGTNRVRRRDTGRGNAARPTRPRHGRPRRTPHVNSADRNAAERKRVGGSAAVQCS, encoded by the coding sequence GTGGAGTACTGGCAGCGGACGGGGGAGCGGCCGCCGGTCGCGGTGTGGACCGCGGCGCAGACCGCCGAGTTCCTGCACGCGATCCGGGAGCACCGGTTGTACGCGGCGTTCCACCTGATCGCATTACGGGGTCTACGGCGCGGAGAGGCCGCCGGGCTGCGGTGGTGCGATGTGGACCTGGACCAGAGGGTCGCGGTGATCTCCCAGCAGATCCAGCAGCACCAGGGCTACTTGACCGCGTGCCCGCCCAAGACCGCCACCAGCGCCCGCGCCATCGCGCTGGACCGCACCACCGTCGCGGCTCTACGCGCTCACCGTGAATGGCAACAAGGCGAGCAGCGGCAGGCCGGGGTGGACTATCGCGACAGCGGCTACGTGTTCACCACGACCAACGGCGACCCGCTGGCCCCGGTGCGGCTGACCCGGCTGTTCCAGGGGCTGGTGGCCGAGCACGGTCTGCCGCCGATCCGGTTGCACGACCTGCGTCACGGCGCGGCGACGCTGGCGCTGGCGGCCGGGGTGGAGTTGAAGGTGGTTCAGGACATGCTGGGGCACTCCAGCATCGTGCTGACCGCCGACACCTACACCTCGGTGCTGCCCGAGGTCGCTCATCGTGCGGCGGAGAAGACCGCCAAGCACGTGATGAAGGCGGGCCGGCTGATACCCGGCACCAATCGGGTGCGCCGGCGAGACACGGGCCGCGGAAACGCCGCAAGACCGACACGGCCCCGACACGGGCGTCCACGACGCACCCCGCACGTCAACTCGGCCGACCGCAACGCTGCTGAGCGAAAGCGAGTAGGCGGATCCGCCGCCGTTCAGTGTTCGTGA
- a CDS encoding DUF3732 domain-containing protein, producing MQLLSVILYNTQGAIRRVDFRPGRLNIVTGESRTGKGALLTIVDYCLGRKSIQVPEGPITDTVAWYATLWQLDEGQAFIARPAPAVGRASSQQAMLEFGNELRQPPALEDLVVNTNVATLRTQIGRRIGIEENITNPGAGGRAPLEATLAHALLLCLQSQNEIASSTALFHRQGERGIADSLRDTIPYFLGAVPQDQAIKRAQLRGAKHALQRAQAQLRDAELAAQTIDVELRALYNEARAVGLVAEQEIPDRLTLIRILQGARVAPPPQEPHPAVDDVAQQDQYIALERQAQTLRADLARVMADRALLLDQRDGETDYQEALQLQSGRLASLGLIAAGPGSGHTAAPVCPACGQETEHADPTPEALRSSLNLLQAQLENLAEARPSQRSALIALDGQASSLRDQLASAEAALTALRTANRITDLTSADGRDFTRGRIDAILSRVDATDDAELQRLRTAAESAAATVAALEAELNDDEDREQLTSRLLLVGQDMTTYADQLELEHSEGSVRLDLARLTVVTDTERGPIRLERIGSAANWIGYHLATHLALHRYFTRQNRPVPRFLILDQPTQAHYPSDMSLQSGVPEGDADRGAVLRTFRLLYDVVEELSPGLQIIVGDHANLPEPWFRDSVEHNWRNGTKLIPAEWLS from the coding sequence GTGCAACTGCTGTCGGTGATCCTCTACAACACCCAGGGCGCCATCCGCCGTGTCGACTTTCGCCCCGGACGTCTGAACATCGTCACCGGTGAGTCTCGGACCGGCAAAGGCGCGCTACTGACCATCGTGGACTACTGCCTGGGCCGCAAGTCCATCCAAGTCCCCGAGGGGCCGATCACCGATACCGTCGCCTGGTATGCGACCCTCTGGCAACTGGATGAGGGACAAGCCTTCATTGCCCGCCCCGCACCAGCCGTAGGGAGGGCATCCTCCCAGCAGGCCATGCTGGAGTTCGGCAATGAACTCCGCCAACCGCCAGCGCTGGAAGATCTTGTCGTCAACACCAACGTCGCCACTCTGCGCACTCAGATCGGTCGGCGGATCGGCATCGAGGAAAACATCACCAACCCCGGAGCCGGCGGCCGCGCGCCTCTGGAAGCGACCCTCGCCCACGCCCTCCTGCTCTGCCTTCAGAGCCAGAACGAGATCGCCAGCTCCACCGCCTTGTTCCACCGCCAGGGTGAACGCGGCATCGCGGACAGCCTCCGCGACACCATCCCCTACTTCCTCGGAGCCGTCCCGCAAGACCAAGCGATCAAGCGCGCCCAGCTCCGGGGCGCCAAGCACGCTCTCCAACGCGCACAAGCCCAGCTGCGCGATGCGGAACTAGCAGCTCAGACCATCGACGTCGAGCTGCGTGCCCTGTACAACGAGGCCCGCGCCGTCGGTCTGGTCGCCGAGCAGGAGATTCCCGACCGTCTCACTCTGATACGCATCCTCCAGGGTGCCCGAGTCGCTCCGCCGCCGCAGGAACCTCATCCCGCGGTCGACGACGTCGCCCAGCAGGACCAGTACATCGCACTGGAACGCCAGGCGCAGACGTTGCGAGCCGACCTCGCCCGGGTCATGGCCGACCGGGCGCTACTCCTGGACCAACGCGACGGGGAAACGGACTACCAGGAGGCCTTGCAACTCCAATCTGGGCGACTGGCAAGCCTTGGTCTGATCGCCGCCGGACCTGGCTCCGGTCACACGGCGGCCCCTGTCTGCCCGGCTTGCGGGCAGGAAACCGAGCACGCCGACCCAACTCCGGAAGCCCTCCGCTCCAGCCTGAACCTGCTGCAGGCGCAGCTGGAAAACCTCGCCGAGGCGAGGCCGTCCCAGCGCAGTGCCCTCATCGCGCTCGACGGCCAGGCCAGTTCTTTGCGTGACCAACTCGCGAGCGCCGAGGCCGCCCTAACGGCGCTGCGCACCGCTAACCGGATCACCGACCTCACCTCAGCTGACGGACGCGACTTCACCCGCGGACGAATCGACGCGATTCTGTCCCGCGTCGATGCCACCGACGACGCCGAACTACAGAGACTACGCACCGCCGCAGAAAGCGCAGCCGCAACAGTTGCGGCTCTCGAAGCCGAACTTAATGACGACGAAGATCGCGAACAGCTCACCTCTCGGCTCCTCCTGGTCGGCCAAGACATGACCACCTACGCCGACCAGCTCGAACTCGAACACAGCGAGGGCAGTGTCCGCCTCGACCTCGCCCGTCTCACGGTCGTGACCGACACCGAACGGGGCCCCATCCGGCTGGAGCGCATCGGCAGTGCCGCCAACTGGATCGGCTACCACCTGGCCACCCACCTGGCACTCCATCGCTACTTCACCAGGCAAAATAGGCCAGTCCCCCGCTTCCTCATTCTCGACCAGCCAACCCAGGCCCACTACCCCTCCGACATGTCCCTACAGAGCGGCGTCCCCGAAGGCGACGCCGACCGCGGCGCTGTCCTGCGAACCTTCCGGCTCCTGTACGACGTCGTAGAGGAGCTTTCGCCCGGCCTGCAGATCATCGTGGGAGACCACGCCAACCTTCCTGAACCCTGGTTCCGTGACTCCGTCGAACACAATTGGCGGAATGGGACCAAGCTCATTCCCGCCGAATGGCTGAGCTAG
- a CDS encoding oxidoreductase, whose translation MVIRQQTFPALLSPGKIGPIALANRVVLPAMDMNLCEDGEIHQSDIDHFAARAEGGTGMIITGCCAVAYPAGCTSRKEPGLSEDRFIPGLKALADAVHEAGSKLCVQMVHHGKVARIDTLDGRPQLVPSVPKPPGDMSAMIDCTPEELGKMAAIQEGKRATHREATREDLAWLVRMFAEAAGRVKAAGGDAVEIHCAHNYVLGGFLSRYSNQRTDEYGGSLENRARLSCEVIRAVKEEVGDSLAVIVRLAGQEYGESEGLTPDEAARAAALFEQAGADAVHVTGTALNAFANFTDGPLPDKIGFYTANAAVVKRAVSIPVITVGRMLPEVGERMIAEGHTDFVAMGRQLLADPGLVDKLKAGLRERVRPCINCYVCVQENFWDATPLCAVNPALGDETLLPFPRTAAPKHVVVVGAGPGGMETARVAAERGHRVTLLDKTDRLGGTLWFSTLTTPDNERLLKWLTQEVRRAGVDVRLKTEATAATIKALAPDAVVVATGAVRGRPGVPGGDLPHVHTGDSLRGLMTGTGDVSDQPLFLRVAGRLGGLAGITKSPARIRGLSRRFLRFLPMSKYVVVIGGSLVGLELAEFLAERGSRVTLIEEGGQLGVPMAMPRRWTAVKHAGALGVKIHRNATVERITPGTVEFTVGGRSRIAPARMVVVASGVSAAAPLADELARAGVEVHLVGDADEVNYIEGAMHSAWKVATAI comes from the coding sequence GTGGTGATCCGACAGCAAACGTTCCCTGCCCTCCTCTCGCCCGGCAAGATCGGGCCCATCGCGCTGGCCAACCGGGTGGTTCTCCCCGCGATGGACATGAACCTCTGCGAGGACGGCGAGATCCATCAGAGCGACATAGACCACTTCGCGGCGCGCGCGGAGGGCGGCACCGGAATGATCATCACGGGCTGCTGCGCCGTCGCCTACCCGGCGGGCTGCACCAGCCGCAAGGAGCCGGGCCTGTCCGAGGATCGGTTCATCCCCGGCCTCAAGGCGCTGGCCGATGCGGTCCACGAGGCCGGCAGCAAGCTGTGCGTGCAGATGGTGCACCACGGCAAGGTCGCCCGGATCGACACCCTGGACGGACGGCCGCAGCTGGTGCCGTCCGTCCCGAAGCCTCCCGGCGACATGAGCGCGATGATCGACTGCACTCCCGAGGAACTCGGGAAGATGGCCGCGATCCAGGAGGGCAAGAGGGCCACCCACCGTGAGGCGACCCGCGAGGACCTCGCGTGGCTGGTCCGGATGTTCGCGGAGGCGGCGGGCCGCGTGAAGGCCGCCGGTGGCGACGCCGTCGAGATCCACTGTGCCCACAACTACGTGCTCGGCGGCTTCCTGAGCCGCTACTCGAACCAGCGCACCGACGAGTACGGCGGGTCGCTCGAGAACCGGGCGCGGCTGTCGTGCGAGGTGATCCGCGCGGTCAAGGAAGAAGTCGGTGACTCCCTCGCCGTCATCGTGCGTCTGGCGGGCCAGGAGTACGGCGAGTCCGAGGGGCTGACGCCCGACGAGGCCGCCCGTGCGGCCGCGTTGTTCGAGCAGGCGGGCGCCGATGCCGTCCACGTCACCGGCACCGCACTGAACGCGTTCGCGAACTTCACCGACGGCCCGCTGCCCGACAAGATCGGCTTCTACACCGCCAACGCCGCGGTCGTGAAGCGCGCGGTGTCGATTCCGGTCATCACCGTCGGCCGGATGCTGCCCGAGGTCGGCGAGCGGATGATCGCCGAGGGGCACACCGATTTCGTCGCCATGGGCCGCCAGTTGCTGGCCGATCCCGGCCTGGTCGACAAGCTGAAGGCGGGCCTCAGAGAGCGGGTCCGCCCGTGCATCAACTGCTACGTGTGCGTGCAGGAGAACTTCTGGGACGCCACCCCGCTGTGCGCGGTCAACCCCGCGCTGGGCGACGAGACGCTGCTGCCGTTCCCGCGCACCGCGGCCCCCAAGCACGTCGTCGTCGTCGGTGCCGGACCGGGCGGCATGGAGACGGCCCGCGTCGCCGCCGAACGCGGCCACCGCGTCACCCTGCTGGACAAGACCGATCGTCTCGGCGGAACGCTGTGGTTCTCGACGCTGACGACCCCCGACAACGAGCGCCTGCTGAAGTGGCTCACCCAGGAGGTGCGGCGGGCCGGTGTCGACGTCCGGTTGAAGACCGAGGCCACCGCCGCGACGATCAAGGCCCTCGCGCCCGACGCGGTCGTCGTCGCCACGGGTGCGGTGCGCGGACGTCCGGGCGTTCCGGGCGGCGACCTGCCCCACGTGCACACCGGTGACAGCCTGCGCGGCCTGATGACCGGCACCGGTGACGTCTCGGACCAGCCGCTGTTCCTGCGGGTCGCCGGCAGGCTCGGCGGTCTCGCCGGCATCACCAAGAGCCCCGCCAGGATTCGCGGCCTGAGCCGCAGGTTCCTCAGATTCCTGCCGATGAGCAAGTACGTCGTCGTCATCGGCGGATCGCTCGTCGGTCTCGAACTCGCGGAGTTCCTCGCCGAGCGCGGCAGCCGGGTGACCCTGATCGAGGAAGGCGGGCAGCTCGGTGTGCCGATGGCGATGCCCCGCCGCTGGACCGCCGTCAAGCACGCCGGCGCGCTGGGCGTGAAGATCCACCGCAACGCGACCGTCGAGCGCATCACCCCCGGGACCGTCGAGTTCACGGTCGGAGGCAGGTCGCGGATCGCGCCGGCGCGCATGGTCGTCGTGGCGTCGGGTGTCTCGGCGGCGGCGCCGCTCGCCGACGAACTGGCCCGGGCCGGCGTCGAGGTCCACCTCGTCGGCGACGCCGACGAGGTGAACTACATCGAGGGCGCGATGCACTCGGCGTGGAAGGTGGCCACCGCGATCTGA